From Medicago truncatula cultivar Jemalong A17 chromosome 7, MtrunA17r5.0-ANR, whole genome shotgun sequence, a single genomic window includes:
- the LOC25480162 gene encoding hydroquinone glucosyltransferase: MAKTIHIAVIPSPGFSHLVPIVEFTKRLVTNHPNFHVTCIIPSLGSPPDSSKSYLETIPPNINSIFLPPINKQDLPQGVHPGVLIQLTVTHSLPSIHQALESLTSKTPLVAIIADTFAFEALDFAKEFNSLSYLYFPCSSFVLSLLLHLPKLDEEFSCEYKDLQEPIKLQGCVPINGIDLPAATKDRSNEGYKMYIQRAKSMYFVDGILINSFIELESSAIKALELKGYGKIDFFPVGPITQTGLSNNDVGDELECLKWLKNQPQNSVLYVSFGSGGTLSQTQINELAFGLELSGQRFIWVLRAPSDSVSAAYLEATNEDPLKFLPKGFLERTKEKGLILPSWAPQVQILKEKSVGGFLSHCGWNSVLESMQEGVPIVAWPLFAEQAMNAVMLSNDLKVAIRLKFEDDEIVEKDKIANVIKCLMEGEEGKAMRDRMKSLRDYATKALNVKDGSSIQTLSHLASQMEMIGGI; the protein is encoded by the coding sequence ATGGCAAAAACAATTCACATAGCTGTTATTCCAAGTCCTGGTTTTAGCCACTTAGTCCCAATAGTTGAATTCACCAAAAGATTAGTCACAAACCACCCAAATTTTCATGTCACTTGCATCATTCCTTCACTTGGTTCACCACCAGATTCATCAAAATCATACCTTGAAACAATTCCACCAAACATAAACTCAATTTTTCTTCCACCAATCAACAAACAAGACTTACCTCAAGGAGTACACCCAGGAGTTCTAATTCAACTCACAGTTACACACTCTCTACCATCAATTCATCAAGCCTTAGAATCCTTAACTTCAAAAACACCATTAGTTGCTATAATTGCTGATACTTTTGCATTTGAAGCACTAGATTTTGCAAAAGAGTTCAATTCTTTGTCTTACCTTTACTTTCCTTGTTCATCTTTTGTACTTTCACTTCTTTTACATTTGCCAAAACTTGATGAAGAGTTTTCATGTGAATACAAAGATTTACAAGAACCTATAAAGTTACAAGGGTGTGTACCAATCAATGGTATTGATCTTCCAGCAGCAACTAAAGATAGATCAAATGAAGGTTACAAAATGTATATTCAACGTGCAAAAAGTATGTATTTTGTTGATGGAATCTTGATCAATAGCTTCATTGAATTGGAATCAAGTGCTATAAAAGCATTGGAACTAAAGGGTTAtggaaaaattgatttttttcctgTTGGACCCATTACACAAACAGGGTTAAGTAACAATGATGTTGGTGATGAACTTGAATGTTTGAAATGGTTGAAAAACCAACCACAAAATTCAGTTTTGTATGTTTCTTTTGGAAGTGGTGGAacactttctcaaacacaaatcAATGAGCTAGCTTTTGGTTTGGAATTGAGTGGTCAAAGATTCATTTGGGTATTGAGAGCACCAAGTGATTCAGTTAGTGCTGCTTATCTTGAAGCTACAAATGAAGATCCACTGAAATTTTTACCTAAAGGGTTTTTggaaagaacaaaagaaaaaggtttGATTTTACCATCATGGGCACCACAAGTTCAAATACTTAAGGAAAAGTCAGTTGGTGGATTTTTAAGTCATTGTGGATGGAATTCAGTTTTGGAGAGTATGCAAGAGGGGGTGCCAATAGTAGCTTGGCCTTTATTTGCAGAACAAGCAATGAATGCAGTTATGTTAAGTAATGATCTTAAAGTGGCCATaaggttgaaatttgaagaTGATGAGATTGTAGAAAAGGATAAAATTGCAAATGTGATTAAGTGTTTGATGGAAGGGGAAGAAGGTAAGGCAATGCGTGATAGAATGAAGAGTTTAAGAGATTATGCTACTAAGGCATTGAATGTCAAAGATGGTTCTTCAATTCAAACTCTCTCACACTTGGCTAGTCAAATGGAAATGATTGGTGggatttag